The following proteins come from a genomic window of Halorussus halophilus:
- a CDS encoding TRAP transporter permease yields MTTNESNDATIPEEEQQELIEELEHKRSLRGWAAILVSAIAISFSAFQMWLAARGFVFDVTLPVVGTVQIAALQLLQINAIHVGFALVLTFLLFPPTTGDGFLTRRLARFVPGVERRFGPDSGVTRGAEYLRGATRWLFLDPERRRITPFDAVLVLFAFLSTSYMITDFEEIRRMRALGLSFGRTIDEVYPFLDLVTDLFTAAGIPLNDMSYAFLLGAIGVLLVLEATRRALGVYLMVIVASFIVYARWGYLIPLDAPYIGVLSIPRLGWSSIVQNLWYNTENGVFGIPVTVSVRFIYIFILFGAFLEMSGAGKWFIDLAYSATGRRKGGPAKASIIASGFMGTISGSSIANTVTTGAFTIPLMKRSGYSPEFSGAVEASASSGGQILPPVMGAAAFLIVEYTLTPFRDVIMAAAIPAFVFFFGVWVMVHLEASKRNIGGLTDADLVAWRAHITRGWFYLVPIFLLLYYLIVERLSVARSAWFTLVAIGALVALVAAYDEETRVPLLGTITALFLLEFGAFLTTGVGLVDAITGGAAAGGGRSVVDAALAAGGKLGWYTLAISLATMLLRPYMEAPLLDYDGQVDDAVEKAANTLSRPRLADNQPFNYGGFVLKSMDSGARTATTVVVAVAAAGIIPGVISVSGLGPNLTALIRTIAGGSIVVLLVLTAVSSIVLGMGMPTTVTYIILVSMLGPAISEFGIPILAAHLFILYFGVIADITPPVAVAAYAASGIAQSDQFDTGVTAFSLSLNKAIVPFAFVLTPGILLLRGVGTGQEVHVVGVSDILDFGWFVPQVVIPVIGVLVGVLALGATVIGYLYTDVSRADRAWFALAALLLMAPLLLFNTANSVLSLLGVVQNVEAGLFDLLLRAVGGLLFGALVVKNRRRADTEQAAERGATEAA; encoded by the coding sequence ATGACGACGAACGAATCGAACGACGCGACCATCCCCGAAGAGGAACAGCAAGAACTCATCGAAGAACTGGAACACAAGCGGTCGCTCCGCGGGTGGGCGGCGATACTCGTCTCCGCAATCGCTATCTCGTTCTCCGCGTTCCAGATGTGGCTGGCCGCCCGCGGGTTCGTCTTCGACGTGACGCTCCCAGTCGTCGGCACCGTCCAAATCGCTGCCCTTCAGTTGCTCCAAATCAACGCCATCCACGTCGGGTTCGCGCTCGTGTTGACTTTCTTGCTGTTCCCACCGACGACAGGTGACGGGTTCCTGACCCGGCGTCTCGCCCGATTCGTCCCCGGCGTCGAACGACGGTTCGGCCCGGACAGCGGCGTGACTCGCGGGGCGGAGTACCTTCGAGGGGCCACTCGCTGGCTCTTTCTCGACCCCGAGCGACGACGAATCACGCCGTTCGACGCCGTCCTCGTGCTGTTCGCGTTTCTCTCGACCTCCTACATGATAACCGACTTCGAGGAGATTCGGCGGATGCGCGCGCTCGGCCTGAGTTTCGGTCGGACTATCGACGAGGTGTACCCGTTTCTGGACCTCGTGACCGATTTATTCACTGCGGCCGGGATACCCCTGAACGACATGTCCTACGCCTTCCTGCTCGGTGCCATCGGCGTCTTGCTCGTCCTCGAAGCCACTCGGCGCGCACTCGGCGTCTACCTGATGGTCATCGTCGCGTCGTTCATCGTCTACGCGCGGTGGGGCTACCTTATCCCGCTCGACGCGCCCTACATCGGCGTCCTCTCCATTCCACGCCTCGGCTGGTCGTCCATCGTCCAGAACCTGTGGTACAACACCGAGAACGGCGTCTTCGGCATCCCCGTCACGGTGAGCGTGCGGTTCATCTACATCTTCATCCTCTTCGGGGCGTTCCTCGAAATGAGCGGCGCGGGCAAGTGGTTCATCGACCTCGCGTACTCCGCGACCGGCCGGAGAAAAGGCGGCCCGGCGAAAGCCAGCATCATCGCCAGCGGGTTCATGGGTACCATCAGCGGCTCCTCGATAGCGAACACCGTCACGACCGGCGCGTTCACGATTCCGCTGATGAAGCGGTCGGGCTACAGTCCGGAGTTCTCCGGCGCTGTCGAAGCCTCGGCTTCCTCCGGCGGCCAGATTTTGCCACCAGTCATGGGTGCGGCCGCGTTCCTCATCGTGGAGTACACGCTGACGCCGTTCCGCGACGTCATCATGGCCGCCGCGATTCCCGCGTTCGTGTTCTTCTTCGGGGTCTGGGTGATGGTCCACCTCGAAGCCTCCAAGCGAAACATCGGGGGCCTGACCGACGCCGACCTCGTCGCGTGGCGCGCCCACATCACCCGCGGGTGGTTCTACCTCGTGCCCATCTTCCTGTTGCTGTACTACCTCATCGTCGAACGCCTCTCCGTCGCGCGGTCTGCGTGGTTTACGCTGGTCGCAATTGGCGCACTCGTCGCGCTCGTCGCGGCGTACGACGAAGAGACGCGAGTTCCCTTGCTAGGAACTATCACGGCACTGTTTCTACTGGAGTTTGGCGCGTTCCTGACGACCGGCGTCGGACTGGTCGATGCGATTACTGGAGGGGCGGCGGCAGGCGGCGGCCGCTCAGTGGTCGATGCCGCGCTCGCCGCGGGCGGCAAACTCGGCTGGTACACGCTCGCTATCAGCCTCGCTACGATGCTCCTCCGACCGTACATGGAGGCTCCGCTGCTCGACTACGACGGGCAGGTTGACGACGCCGTGGAAAAAGCCGCGAACACACTCTCCCGGCCACGACTCGCAGACAACCAGCCGTTCAACTACGGCGGGTTCGTCCTGAAGTCGATGGACTCCGGCGCGCGAACCGCGACCACCGTCGTCGTCGCGGTGGCCGCCGCAGGTATCATTCCCGGCGTCATCAGCGTCAGCGGTCTCGGACCGAACCTGACCGCGCTCATCCGAACCATCGCTGGCGGTTCTATCGTCGTCCTGCTCGTGCTGACCGCCGTCTCCTCTATCGTTCTCGGGATGGGGATGCCAACCACCGTGACGTACATCATCCTCGTCTCGATGCTCGGCCCGGCTATCAGCGAGTTCGGTATCCCGATTCTGGCCGCACACCTGTTCATCCTCTACTTCGGCGTCATCGCCGACATCACGCCACCGGTGGCAGTCGCGGCGTACGCGGCCTCCGGCATCGCCCAATCTGACCAGTTCGATACAGGCGTGACTGCCTTTTCCTTGTCACTCAACAAGGCCATCGTCCCCTTCGCGTTCGTGTTGACGCCCGGCATCCTCCTCTTGCGAGGCGTCGGCACCGGACAGGAAGTCCACGTCGTCGGCGTCTCCGACATCCTCGACTTCGGGTGGTTCGTCCCGCAGGTCGTGATTCCAGTTATCGGCGTGTTGGTCGGCGTCCTCGCACTCGGTGCGACGGTCATCGGCTACCTATATACCGACGTGAGTCGGGCGGACCGCGCGTGGTTCGCGTTGGCGGCACTGCTGTTGATGGCTCCGTTACTGCTGTTCAACACCGCGAACTCGGTTTTGAGCCTACTGGGCGTCGTCCAGAACGTCGAAGCCGGTCTGTTCGACCTGCTGCTGCGAGCGGTCGGCGGCCTGCTGTTCGGTGCGCTCGTGGTGAAGAATCGCCGTCGGGCGGACACCGAACAGGCCGCAGAACGTGGCGCGACCGAGGCCGCTTGA
- a CDS encoding ABC transporter ATP-binding protein — protein MTPNDEGLVELDGVRKEFGDVTAVKEVNLAVERGEFFSLVGPSGCGKTTTLRMISGFETPTKGSVYIDDQDMAGVPPDVRDTNLVFQHHALFPHMTVGKNVGYGLKKAGYGESDRQEKAEEYLELVDLDGYADRNPEDLSGGQQQRVALARALVNEPSVLLFDEPLSSLDRKLRKQMQVELRKIHEKTQGAFFYVTHDQEVAMTLSDRLAVMNDGRIEQVGTPEEIYREPASAFVADFIGDTNLFDGTATETSGGAAVEVGNGDGFEFETTKYVADGDVTVSIRPEDFSFATGGGDFEGQVIERYFQGDQTHYVVDPDSDAFSDIRVVMQGRDTPVSQGERAAFGVNDGAPVVFD, from the coding sequence ATGACACCAAACGACGAGGGTCTCGTCGAACTCGATGGAGTTCGAAAAGAGTTCGGTGACGTAACGGCAGTCAAAGAGGTCAACCTCGCCGTCGAGCGGGGCGAGTTCTTCTCGCTGGTCGGGCCGTCTGGCTGTGGGAAGACGACGACCTTGCGGATGATAAGCGGTTTCGAGACACCGACGAAAGGGTCGGTCTACATCGACGACCAAGACATGGCTGGCGTGCCTCCGGACGTCCGCGACACGAATCTCGTCTTCCAGCATCACGCGCTGTTCCCGCACATGACCGTCGGGAAGAACGTCGGTTACGGGCTGAAAAAGGCAGGATACGGGGAGAGCGACCGCCAAGAGAAAGCCGAGGAGTACCTCGAACTCGTAGACCTCGACGGGTACGCCGACCGCAACCCCGAAGACCTATCGGGCGGCCAGCAACAGCGCGTCGCGTTGGCGCGGGCACTGGTCAACGAACCGAGCGTCCTCCTGTTCGACGAGCCGCTGTCGAGTCTCGACCGGAAACTCCGCAAGCAGATGCAGGTCGAACTACGCAAGATTCACGAGAAGACCCAAGGCGCGTTCTTCTACGTCACCCACGACCAAGAGGTTGCTATGACCCTCTCGGACCGACTCGCGGTGATGAACGACGGCCGCATCGAGCAGGTCGGCACGCCCGAGGAGATTTACCGCGAACCCGCGAGCGCGTTCGTCGCTGACTTCATCGGCGACACCAACCTCTTCGACGGCACTGCCACAGAGACGAGCGGCGGGGCCGCAGTCGAAGTCGGAAACGGCGACGGCTTCGAGTTCGAGACGACGAAGTACGTCGCCGACGGCGACGTGACCGTCTCGATTCGACCGGAGGACTTCTCGTTCGCTACTGGCGGTGGTGATTTCGAGGGACAGGTCATCGAACGATACTTCCAAGGCGACCAGACGCACTACGTCGTAGACCCCGATTCGGACGCGTTCTCGGACATTCGCGTCGTCATGCAGGGCCGAGACACGCCGGTCTCGCAAGGCGAGCGCGCGGCGTTCGGCGTGAACGACGGCGCGCCCGTCGTTTTCGACTGA
- a CDS encoding ABC transporter substrate-binding protein — protein MSQMTGESETTPETNRSRDTGRRTFLKAAGATGAVGLSAGCLGGGGGSGGTPTINILTWEEYADLKKQIESRLDVKVKFTKSTSSSKMFSSWNSGQNEQYDIAVPNNNYVPKMMDAGLVDPMPKDVVSNYSDIYKTFKGFADNQFTKDGKQYGVPIRFGWYGYSYNSNKVEDHDPTYEMLFKDKYKGKIVMYDNHFKAMSAAALHLGMGDAFKGKKVSLSQQQIDKVKQALIDQKPLLQGYIAADPTYIKSLKQGNFVIGQSGRNEIVEMWANGTDWPEMAAPKEGALAWFESAVVSKASQNKEMAWKVINEFIAPKLGAKLGKVGYSPSCNPNIKKHLNEEQNKMFGSIDPSRLDGMIPFKAVENEDAWITAWEEVKTA, from the coding sequence ATGTCACAGATGACAGGCGAGAGTGAAACTACCCCGGAGACGAATCGTTCGCGGGACACTGGGCGTCGGACGTTTCTCAAGGCGGCCGGCGCGACGGGTGCTGTCGGTCTGAGTGCAGGTTGTCTCGGCGGTGGCGGCGGCAGTGGCGGCACGCCGACCATCAACATCCTGACGTGGGAGGAGTACGCGGACCTGAAAAAACAGATAGAGAGTCGTCTCGACGTGAAGGTCAAATTCACGAAGTCCACCTCCTCCTCGAAGATGTTCTCCTCGTGGAACTCGGGGCAGAACGAGCAGTACGATATCGCGGTCCCGAACAACAACTACGTCCCGAAGATGATGGACGCGGGACTGGTGGACCCGATGCCCAAGGACGTGGTGTCAAACTACAGCGACATCTACAAGACGTTCAAAGGATTCGCCGACAACCAGTTTACGAAAGACGGAAAGCAGTACGGCGTCCCGATTCGCTTCGGTTGGTACGGCTACTCCTACAACTCGAACAAGGTCGAGGACCACGACCCGACGTACGAGATGCTGTTCAAGGACAAGTACAAGGGCAAAATCGTCATGTACGACAACCACTTCAAGGCGATGAGTGCGGCCGCCCTCCACCTCGGCATGGGTGACGCCTTCAAGGGGAAGAAGGTCAGTCTCTCCCAACAGCAAATCGACAAGGTCAAACAAGCCCTCATAGACCAGAAACCGCTCCTACAGGGGTACATCGCCGCCGACCCGACCTACATCAAGTCGCTCAAGCAGGGCAACTTCGTCATCGGCCAATCCGGCCGCAACGAAATCGTGGAGATGTGGGCCAACGGCACCGACTGGCCAGAGATGGCCGCACCGAAAGAAGGCGCGCTCGCGTGGTTCGAGTCGGCCGTCGTCTCGAAAGCCTCGCAGAACAAGGAGATGGCGTGGAAGGTCATCAACGAGTTCATCGCGCCGAAACTCGGCGCGAAACTCGGTAAGGTCGGCTACTCGCCGAGTTGCAACCCCAATATCAAAAAACACCTCAACGAGGAACAGAACAAGATGTTCGGTTCCATCGACCCCTCGCGCTTGGACGGCATGATTCCGTTCAAGGCCGTCGAGAACGAGGACGCGTGGATTACTGCGTGGGAGGAGGTCAAGACCGCCTAA
- a CDS encoding ABC transporter permease, translated as MRERLVSQFTSHRNQLGLTVGPGLLWLVMLLLAPLTFMVTVSFMNVNDAYQIVWQPSLDNYSQLFAGEGSFWQTPFFQSLLLSYFIAGVTTVLCLVLAFPLAYLLARKGGRTFKVIIFLVLLPFFTMYLVRAYSWYLMFGPSGVINKLLMQIGLINSPLGLFNYGIPAIVVGLTHAYFPYMLLSLYASLDGLDFSLIEASRDLGASRFDALKDIILPLVLPGMISGSLFVFVPSLGAFITPRFLGQGKVLMIGQLIESRINSLYAVGYGSAASMFIVLSIVLAFALAFRYVSVDELGGV; from the coding sequence ATGCGTGAGCGGCTGGTGTCGCAGTTCACCTCGCACCGGAATCAACTCGGACTCACCGTCGGTCCGGGGTTGCTCTGGCTAGTCATGCTGCTGCTCGCGCCACTGACGTTCATGGTGACGGTCAGCTTCATGAATGTCAACGACGCCTACCAAATCGTCTGGCAACCGTCGTTGGACAACTATTCGCAGTTGTTCGCTGGCGAGGGGTCGTTCTGGCAGACGCCGTTCTTCCAGTCGCTCCTGCTGTCGTACTTCATCGCGGGCGTGACGACGGTCCTCTGTCTCGTCTTGGCGTTTCCGCTGGCGTATCTGCTGGCGCGCAAGGGCGGACGGACGTTCAAGGTCATCATCTTCCTCGTGTTGCTCCCGTTCTTCACGATGTACCTCGTGCGGGCGTACTCGTGGTACCTGATGTTCGGCCCGAGCGGCGTCATCAACAAGTTGCTGATGCAAATCGGTCTCATCAACAGTCCGCTCGGACTGTTCAACTACGGCATTCCGGCCATCGTGGTCGGACTCACACACGCGTACTTCCCGTACATGCTCCTCTCGCTGTACGCCAGTCTCGACGGACTCGACTTCTCGCTCATCGAAGCCTCCCGCGACCTGGGTGCGAGTCGGTTCGACGCGCTGAAAGACATCATCCTCCCGCTCGTCCTGCCGGGCATGATTAGCGGGAGTCTGTTCGTGTTCGTCCCGAGTCTCGGGGCGTTCATCACGCCGCGGTTCCTCGGGCAGGGGAAGGTACTGATGATAGGCCAACTCATCGAGAGTCGCATCAACTCGCTGTACGCCGTCGGCTACGGGAGTGCCGCGTCGATGTTCATCGTGTTGTCGATAGTCCTCGCGTTCGCACTCGCGTTCCGCTACGTCAGCGTGGACGAACTGGGAGGTGTCTGA
- a CDS encoding ABC transporter permease, with translation MATETDTDPSTDTDRGRNTDHSTSTNVNTGFLDHEMKERLLSRGLYVVAGALLVFLWIPLLVMMFLSFAQNASTLLPFQGFTFAHYAATFADGTLMTALWHSVQIATLSALVATVLGVLASFALARYDFPLKEFYRTFGILPMVIPGVVLGIALLIYFRTLLGITPGFLTVVLTHSVYGFPFVLLMVSSRLYTFDESLEEAARDLGADPIETFRDVTLPIVAPAIGAGFLFAWIRSFEDFIRVYFVKGTMDVLTTSMFSMIKYGTAPKMNAISSFIVFVIAAVLAVAMNVGNVTGYVAGTQGDE, from the coding sequence ATGGCGACCGAGACCGACACCGACCCAAGCACGGATACCGACCGCGGCCGCAACACCGACCACAGTACCTCGACCAACGTGAACACCGGATTCCTCGACCACGAGATGAAAGAGCGACTGCTCAGTCGCGGCCTGTACGTCGTCGCTGGCGCGCTCCTCGTCTTCCTCTGGATTCCACTGCTCGTGATGATGTTCCTCTCGTTCGCACAGAACGCGAGTACGCTCCTGCCATTCCAAGGATTCACGTTCGCCCACTACGCCGCGACGTTCGCGGACGGCACGCTGATGACCGCGTTGTGGCACAGCGTCCAGATTGCGACGCTTTCGGCGCTCGTGGCGACTGTCCTCGGCGTCCTCGCCAGCTTCGCGCTGGCGCGGTACGACTTCCCGCTCAAAGAGTTCTACCGCACGTTCGGCATCCTGCCGATGGTGATTCCGGGCGTCGTGCTGGGCATCGCACTGCTCATCTACTTCCGGACACTGCTCGGCATCACACCGGGATTCCTGACCGTCGTGTTGACCCACAGCGTCTACGGCTTCCCGTTCGTGTTGCTGATGGTCTCGTCCAGACTCTACACGTTCGACGAGTCGTTAGAAGAGGCCGCACGTGACCTTGGAGCGGACCCCATCGAGACGTTCCGGGACGTGACTCTTCCCATCGTCGCACCCGCCATCGGTGCAGGATTCCTCTTCGCGTGGATTCGCTCCTTCGAGGACTTCATCCGCGTCTACTTCGTCAAGGGAACGATGGACGTGCTGACCACGTCGATGTTCTCGATGATCAAGTACGGGACCGCGCCGAAGATGAACGCTATCTCGTCGTTCATCGTCTTCGTCATTGCCGCAGTGCTGGCGGTTGCGATGAACGTCGGCAACGTCACTGGTTACGTCGCGGGCACGCAGGGCGACGAGTAG
- a CDS encoding A24 family peptidase gives MPAFGFIDASIPDLLRLLAVPILGWASWRDIETRRVPNQTWYPLAILAVVLLFWEGWLAVIGTAFQTRAFGIRTAVSLGFVAPLVIAFWWFRAFGGADAKAFLVVAALFPTFPVYELPTLGLKLPHQTTTLGVFSLTILTNTVLLGALFPLAILLRNVVAGRFSKMMAIGKPVRWDEIPRAHGKLLESEDGLSGNGVDLDAVRMYLRWRGLTLGDLREQTDHFRDPATLPANPNSPGDGAVTRADGGEHKRTNYVPAIDVPENDPWGAEKFLNDIQGSAYGTTPERLRGGLEVLTREERVWVSPGIPFIVPLFFGLVVSLTYGDLLFGLLGLLGLV, from the coding sequence ATGCCCGCTTTCGGTTTCATCGACGCTTCGATACCCGACCTCCTCCGACTCCTCGCGGTCCCTATCTTAGGTTGGGCGTCGTGGCGAGACATCGAGACGCGACGCGTCCCGAACCAGACGTGGTATCCGCTGGCGATACTCGCCGTCGTCCTCCTGTTCTGGGAGGGCTGGCTGGCAGTCATCGGCACCGCGTTCCAGACCCGAGCGTTCGGGATTCGGACGGCCGTGAGCCTCGGCTTCGTCGCGCCGCTAGTCATCGCTTTCTGGTGGTTCCGTGCGTTCGGCGGCGCGGACGCGAAGGCGTTCCTCGTCGTCGCCGCGCTCTTCCCGACCTTCCCAGTCTACGAGTTGCCGACGCTCGGACTGAAACTCCCTCACCAGACCACCACGTTGGGCGTGTTCTCGCTCACCATCCTGACCAACACGGTCTTGCTCGGTGCGCTGTTCCCGCTCGCAATCTTGCTTCGGAACGTCGTCGCCGGACGGTTCTCGAAGATGATGGCCATCGGGAAGCCAGTCAGGTGGGACGAGATTCCGCGAGCGCACGGGAAACTGCTCGAATCCGAAGACGGTCTCTCGGGCAACGGCGTAGACTTAGACGCCGTGCGGATGTATCTGCGCTGGCGCGGCCTGACCTTGGGGGACCTGCGCGAACAGACCGACCACTTCCGGGACCCGGCGACGCTCCCCGCGAATCCGAACTCGCCGGGTGACGGTGCGGTGACGCGCGCTGACGGCGGCGAACACAAGCGGACGAACTACGTCCCGGCAATCGACGTGCCCGAGAACGACCCGTGGGGCGCAGAGAAGTTCCTGAACGACATTCAGGGGAGCGCCTACGGTACCACGCCCGAGCGTCTGCGAGGGGGGCTTGAGGTGCTGACCCGCGAGGAGCGCGTCTGGGTCTCGCCAGGCATCCCCTTCATCGTTCCGCTGTTCTTCGGCTTGGTAGTCTCGCTGACGTACGGCGACCTGCTGTTCGGGCTGTTGGGCCTGCTCGGACTGGTCTGA
- the fer gene encoding ferredoxin Fer, giving the protein MPTVEYLNYEVLDDQGWDMDDDDLFDEAADAGLSDEDYGSLDVNEGEYILEAAEAQGYDWPFSCRAGACANCAAIVKEGEIDMDMQQILSDEEVDEKNVRLTCIGSAATDEVKIVYNAKHLDYLQNRVI; this is encoded by the coding sequence ATGCCAACCGTAGAATACCTCAACTACGAAGTGCTGGACGACCAGGGCTGGGACATGGACGACGACGACCTCTTCGACGAAGCCGCCGACGCGGGCCTCAGCGACGAGGACTACGGCAGCCTCGATGTCAACGAGGGCGAGTACATCCTCGAAGCCGCAGAGGCACAGGGCTACGACTGGCCCTTCTCGTGCCGCGCTGGCGCGTGTGCAAACTGTGCAGCCATCGTCAAAGAGGGCGAAATCGACATGGACATGCAGCAGATCCTCAGCGACGAGGAAGTGGACGAGAAGAACGTCCGCCTGACCTGCATCGGTAGCGCGGCCACCGACGAGGTCAAGATCGTCTACAACGCCAAGCACCTCGACTACCTGCAGAACCGCGTCATCTAA
- a CDS encoding inorganic phosphate transporter gives MISLLLLVGLAVAVFVGFNIGGSSTGVAFGPAVGSGVISKLGAATMMATFALLGGWTVGRNVVETMGGQIVPSELFTLGASVGVLFFVGLALLVSNLFGVPASTSMTAVGAIAGLGVAAGDINWGVMGGIVSWWLVAPIVAFWVCAVIGRYLYPYLDAWFRIDQSEGPLLEYNRVASIPIPTAGANTTRRELVSSILVVIIACYMAFSAGASNVANAVAPLVGSGAVEMNQGIFLAAGAIALGAFTIARRTLDTVGNDLTDLPILAALIVEVVSASLITFLSYLGIPASLAVSATMCIIGLGWGRATRSTTVKDAAAAAVRGEQGEKSGEESKMSVGALAAEPEDEVAKIGEEDPKQLQGKDLFDPAATGRVIMLWILTPSISAVASFLLFEFFPIYQ, from the coding sequence GTGATTAGTCTACTCTTACTCGTCGGTCTCGCGGTCGCCGTCTTCGTCGGGTTCAACATCGGTGGGTCTTCCACCGGTGTCGCGTTCGGCCCCGCGGTCGGCAGTGGCGTCATCTCGAAACTTGGGGCGGCCACGATGATGGCGACCTTCGCTCTCTTGGGTGGTTGGACGGTCGGCCGAAACGTTGTCGAGACGATGGGTGGACAAATCGTCCCCTCGGAACTGTTCACCCTCGGTGCGAGCGTCGGGGTCCTCTTCTTCGTCGGCCTCGCACTGCTCGTCTCGAACCTCTTCGGCGTCCCAGCCTCGACCTCCATGACCGCGGTCGGCGCAATCGCCGGACTCGGAGTCGCGGCGGGCGACATCAACTGGGGCGTGATGGGCGGCATCGTCTCGTGGTGGCTCGTCGCGCCTATCGTGGCGTTCTGGGTCTGTGCGGTCATCGGCCGGTATCTCTACCCCTATCTCGACGCGTGGTTCCGCATCGACCAATCGGAAGGTCCGTTGTTGGAGTACAACCGCGTCGCCTCCATTCCGATTCCGACGGCGGGTGCGAACACGACGCGGAGAGAACTCGTCAGTAGCATTCTGGTGGTCATCATCGCCTGCTACATGGCGTTCTCTGCGGGCGCGAGCAACGTCGCCAACGCCGTCGCACCGCTCGTCGGGAGCGGAGCAGTCGAAATGAACCAAGGTATCTTTCTGGCGGCGGGAGCCATCGCGCTCGGCGCGTTCACCATCGCCCGGCGCACCCTCGACACGGTCGGCAACGACCTCACCGACCTGCCCATACTGGCCGCACTCATTGTGGAGGTCGTCAGCGCGAGTCTCATCACGTTCCTCTCGTATCTCGGCATCCCGGCGAGTCTGGCGGTGAGCGCGACGATGTGCATCATCGGTCTCGGCTGGGGCCGAGCGACGCGCTCGACGACGGTCAAAGACGCCGCGGCGGCGGCAGTTCGCGGCGAGCAGGGAGAGAAATCCGGCGAGGAGTCGAAGATGTCTGTCGGCGCGCTCGCGGCCGAACCGGAGGACGAAGTGGCGAAAATCGGCGAAGAGGACCCCAAACAACTGCAAGGGAAGGACCTGTTCGACCCCGCGGCGACCGGGCGGGTCATCATGCTGTGGATTCTGACCCCGTCAATCTCCGCGGTCGCGTCGTTCCTCCTGTTCGAATTCTTCCCGATTTATCAGTAA
- a CDS encoding inorganic phosphate transporter, which yields MTSLLLLVGLAVAVFVGFNIGGSNTGVAFGPAVGSDTVSKVGAAALMSVFFFVGGWTVGRRVVDTLQSGLVRGDPFTMEVSIVVLLFIGLALFVGNVFGVPASTSMTAVGAIIGLGLAIGQLNVQTVVEIVGWWLVAPVVGFWVSGMVGRYWYDELDERIAIRQSKGPLLVLDKSSAVPRPKLQSNTTLREFGGTALVVAIGCYMAFSAGASNVANAVAPLVGNGAITMNQGILLAAGATALGAFTIARRTLDTVGNDLTDLPLVAALVVAVVSASIVTVLSALGIPASFVVIATMSVVGLGWGRATVAEAVPETPSVPASSVAGAVDGGEDGDPAIAELYQPATTARVIVLQNLVPAVATVSAYLVFRYVPIA from the coding sequence GTGACCAGTCTCCTCCTGCTCGTCGGTCTCGCAGTCGCCGTCTTCGTCGGCTTCAACATCGGTGGGTCGAACACGGGCGTCGCGTTTGGCCCCGCGGTCGGGAGCGACACTGTCTCGAAAGTCGGTGCGGCCGCACTGATGAGCGTCTTCTTCTTCGTCGGCGGGTGGACCGTCGGCCGCCGCGTCGTGGACACGCTCCAGAGCGGCCTCGTCAGGGGCGACCCATTCACCATGGAGGTCAGCATCGTCGTCCTGCTGTTCATCGGACTCGCGCTGTTCGTCGGCAACGTCTTCGGCGTGCCCGCCTCGACCTCCATGACTGCTGTCGGAGCCATCATCGGATTGGGACTGGCCATCGGACAACTGAACGTCCAGACGGTCGTGGAAATCGTCGGCTGGTGGCTCGTCGCGCCGGTCGTCGGCTTCTGGGTCAGCGGGATGGTCGGTCGCTACTGGTACGACGAATTAGACGAGCGAATCGCCATCAGACAGAGCAAGGGACCACTACTCGTGCTGGACAAATCAAGCGCCGTCCCGCGGCCGAAACTCCAGTCGAACACCACGCTGCGGGAGTTCGGCGGCACGGCCCTCGTGGTCGCAATCGGCTGTTACATGGCGTTCTCGGCGGGCGCGAGCAACGTCGCCAACGCCGTCGCACCGCTCGTCGGCAACGGCGCGATTACTATGAATCAGGGTATCCTGCTCGCGGCCGGTGCGACCGCACTCGGTGCGTTCACTATCGCCCGGCGCACCCTCGATACGGTCGGCAACGACTTGACTGACCTTCCACTCGTGGCGGCCCTCGTCGTCGCCGTCGTGAGCGCCTCCATCGTGACGGTGTTGTCGGCACTCGGCATTCCAGCCAGTTTCGTCGTCATCGCCACGATGAGCGTCGTCGGACTTGGCTGGGGTCGCGCGACTGTCGCAGAAGCCGTGCCGGAGACGCCCTCGGTTCCGGCGTCGAGCGTCGCCGGAGCGGTCGATGGCGGCGAAGACGGCGACCCGGCGATAGCGGAACTGTACCAGCCTGCGACGACTGCCAGGGTCATCGTCCTCCAAAATCTGGTTCCGGCGGTGGCGACAGTGTCGGCGTATCTGGTCTTTCGGTACGTGCCGATTGCGTGA